A genomic stretch from Tribolium castaneum strain GA2 chromosome 6, icTriCast1.1, whole genome shotgun sequence includes:
- the LOC107398862 gene encoding uncharacterized protein LOC107398862 isoform X2 produces the protein MDFSSENEIDAIASAAVSNLLPAKSRPQYEKTYLQFRQWCSMKKIDQVTENVLLAYLEEKSTTLKPPTLWALYAMLKATLNVKENIDTRYRSKKSQILDKEDISKFINEADDKIYLLMKTVLILGISGALRREELVKMKLTDIEDKQSVLIVKVPDTKTHCERIFTVSNLENIEIVRKYRALRPPRATSDRLFLKYTNGKCVNQNVGINKIGEIPSLIAKWLNKDEPKKYTGHCFRRSSATLLANAGGDLISIKRHGGWRSSTVAESYIEDSLNNKIEIANKIQPSSSTEENKITQPSTSASFNGENNFHLQASSLRPLGINGGTFSSCTFNFHMSK, from the exons atggattttagcagcgaaaacgaaatagatgcaattgcaagcgcggcagtgtcgaatcttttgcctgctaaatcaagaccgcagtacgaaaaaacgtatcttcagtttcggcagtggtgttctatgaaaaagattgatcaagtaacggaaaatgttttgttggcgtatttggaagaaaagtctaccaccttaaagccaccaacactctgggccctttatgcgatgttgaaaGCCACCTTAAACGTTAAAGAGAATATCGATACAC GTTACAGAAGCAAGAAGTcgcaaattttagacaaagaagacattagcaagtttattaatgaagcagatgacaagatatatttactgatgaag actgTGCTAATTTTGGGTATATCGGGAGCCCTTCGACGTGaagaattagttaaaatgaagctaactgacatagaagataaacagtctgtcttaattgtgaaggtgcctgatacaaaaacccactgcgaacgaatatttactgtttcaaatttagaaaatatagaaattgtcagaaaatatAGAGCTTTGCGGCCTCCACGGGCGACTAGTgaccgtttatttttaaagtataccaacggaaaatgtgtgaatcaaaatgttggaattaacaaaatcggagagataccaagtttgattgcaaagtggcttaacaaagacgaacctaaaaaatatactggtCACTGCTTCAGAAGAAGCTCTGCCACTCTTTTGGCGAATGCTGGAGGTgatctaatttcaattaaacgtcATGGGGGCTGGAGAAGCAGCACAGTGGCAGAAAGTTACATCGAGGactctttgaataataaaattgaaattgccaataaaattcaaccttcttcctccacagaagaaaacaaaatcactcAACCTTCTACATCGGCTTCTTTTAATGGCGAAAATAACTTTCATTTACAAGCGTCTTCACTCAGGCCTCTGGGGATAAACGGGGGCACGTTTTCGTcatgcacatttaattttcatatgtcaaagtaa
- the LOC107398862 gene encoding uncharacterized protein LOC107398862 isoform X1, with translation MDFSSENEIDAIASAAVSNLLPAKSRPQYEKTYLQFRQWCSMKKIDQVTENVLLAYLEEKSTTLKPPTLWALYAMLKATLNVKENIDTRKFPKLVPYLKSKSVGYRSKKSQILDKEDISKFINEADDKIYLLMKTVLILGISGALRREELVKMKLTDIEDKQSVLIVKVPDTKTHCERIFTVSNLENIEIVRKYRALRPPRATSDRLFLKYTNGKCVNQNVGINKIGEIPSLIAKWLNKDEPKKYTGHCFRRSSATLLANAGGDLISIKRHGGWRSSTVAESYIEDSLNNKIEIANKIQPSSSTEENKITQPSTSASFNGENNFHLQASSLRPLGINGGTFSSCTFNFHMSK, from the exons atggattttagcagcgaaaacgaaatagatgcaattgcaagcgcggcagtgtcgaatcttttgcctgctaaatcaagaccgcagtacgaaaaaacgtatcttcagtttcggcagtggtgttctatgaaaaagattgatcaagtaacggaaaatgttttgttggcgtatttggaagaaaagtctaccaccttaaagccaccaacactctgggccctttatgcgatgttgaaaGCCACCTTAAACGTTAAAGAGAATATCGATACACGTAAGTTTCCGAAGTTAGTGCCCTACCTGAAAAGCAAAAGCGTAGGTTACAGAAGCAAGAAGTcgcaaattttagacaaagaagacattagcaagtttattaatgaagcagatgacaagatatatttactgatgaag actgTGCTAATTTTGGGTATATCGGGAGCCCTTCGACGTGaagaattagttaaaatgaagctaactgacatagaagataaacagtctgtcttaattgtgaaggtgcctgatacaaaaacccactgcgaacgaatatttactgtttcaaatttagaaaatatagaaattgtcagaaaatatAGAGCTTTGCGGCCTCCACGGGCGACTAGTgaccgtttatttttaaagtataccaacggaaaatgtgtgaatcaaaatgttggaattaacaaaatcggagagataccaagtttgattgcaaagtggcttaacaaagacgaacctaaaaaatatactggtCACTGCTTCAGAAGAAGCTCTGCCACTCTTTTGGCGAATGCTGGAGGTgatctaatttcaattaaacgtcATGGGGGCTGGAGAAGCAGCACAGTGGCAGAAAGTTACATCGAGGactctttgaataataaaattgaaattgccaataaaattcaaccttcttcctccacagaagaaaacaaaatcactcAACCTTCTACATCGGCTTCTTTTAATGGCGAAAATAACTTTCATTTACAAGCGTCTTCACTCAGGCCTCTGGGGATAAACGGGGGCACGTTTTCGTcatgcacatttaattttcatatgtcaaagtaa